The Hypanus sabinus isolate sHypSab1 chromosome 3, sHypSab1.hap1, whole genome shotgun sequence genome contains a region encoding:
- the fga gene encoding fibrinogen alpha chain produces MRAAQVFGLFVCFILFDWVKLQSEASLTAGRAQPGEMVDVQSECTEKWLICTDDNWGSKCPSGCRMQRLIDVKNQQNDERIQEMQHMLKNYSKMFGGTDITVAKVVNRIRQSLDGLGEFGDTYYQLVDDMNSKLISLQYKINNQSVKLRLLKKRVLKQFRSITGFEIDIALKMRSCKGSCNMPFIYNINSEHNAQMEKSVNSLNSMRLDSIVYNKPIHKLSLVKKFNAVTGFKSDFNLKYPKFWEEVPVGLFSLSDDSPPTSFDMSTGSASKDLNVDTDIIANGNVSDTLSGINSTRRENTLLNHGINSTRNSNASLTHVHAAVSSEKQYLTKSSVKGNFSGSSNFTELFHSLSGSQSVLQQNISKITNSVNFSNPSFRSLEQIGLEKTMLPQESKHVPGNSTYVKTSDFNDYSDSKDADSSKLIESREHAIFSTKEVTEFKDNAPCIETCNSNYQFTYMEDSNTMYPSVNRSLFFDEGVAEYVPDVHVHNLNVETMHKITNYIGKDCDDIMQKHAKGHENGLFKIKPTGCPDILTVYCDQSTGVGGWMLVQQRMDESENFNRSWDEYRRGFGSLDDQGEGNIWLGNDILHILTQKETFLRIELEDWSGNKKHAEYIANISSESENYMLNITSYTGDAGDALITGLAVDGAYISHVNMKFSTFDRDNDKWEENCAQFYGGGWWYNNCQAANLNGIYYHGGPYDPRDNVPYEIENGVVWAPFKGIDYSLKVVKMKIRPDTSV; encoded by the exons ATGAGAGCTGCACAGGTCTTTGGTTTGTTTGTATGCTTCATTTTATTTGACTGGGTAA AA CTTCAGTCAGAGGCCAGCCTCACAGCTGGCAGAGCACAGCCTGGGGAGATGGTTGATGTACAATCTGAATGCACAGAGAAGTGGCTAATCTGCACTGATGATAATTGG GGCTCTAAGTGCCCATCTGGATGCCGAATGCAAAGGTTAATAGATGTTAAGAATCAACAAAATGATGAGCGGATACAAGAGATGCAGCACATGCTGAAGAACTATTCCAAAATGTTCGGGGGTACTGACATTACTGTGGCCAAAGTTGTCAATAGAATCAGACAGTCTCTGGATGGACTGGGAG AGTTTGGAGACACTTACTATCAGTTAGTGGATGATATGAATAGCAAATTGATCAGCTTGCAGTACAAAATCAATAATCAAAGTGTCAAATTGAGGCTCCTGAAGAAGAGGGTACTAAAACAATTTAGAAGTATCACAGGATTTGAG ATTGACATTGCTCTCAAGATGCGATCTTGCAAAGGATCTTGCAACATGCCATTTATTTACAACATCAACAGTGAACATAATGCCCAAATGGAGAAATCTGTCAACTCATTGAATAGCATGAGGCTTGATAGCATCGTATATAATAAACCAATACACAAGCTCAGTTTAGTGAAGAAATTTAATGCAGTGACTGGCTTCAAATCTGATTTCAATCTGAAATATCCCAAATTCTGGGAAGAAGTGCCCGTGGGTTTATTTAGCTTAAGTGATGATAGTCCTCCTACTTCTTTTGATATGAGTACTGGATCTGCAAGTAAAGATCTGAACGTTGACACAGATATCATAGCAAATGGTAATGTATCTGATACTCTTAGTGGAATCAACAGCACAAGAAGGGAAAATACACTTTTAAACCATGGGATAAACAGTACAAGAAATTCTAATGCATCCTTAACTCATGTTCATGCAGCTGTCAGCTCAGAGAAACAATATTTGACAAAAAGCTCTGTCAAAGGAAATTTTTCAGGAAGTTCCAATTTCACAGAACTATTCCACTCCTTAAGTGGTTCTCAATCTGTTTTGCAACAGAATATTAGCAAAATCACTAACTCAGTGAATTTTTCTAATCCGTCATTCCGAAGTTTAGAACAAATTGGCCTTGAGAAAACAATGTTGCCACAGGAGAGTAAGCATGTtcctggtaattcaacatacgTGAAGACTAGTGATTTTAATGATTATTCAGATTCCAAGGATGCTGACAGTTCTAAATTAATTGAATCCAGggaacatgccatcttctcaacCAAAGAGGTGACAGAGTTCAAAGACAATGCACCCTGTATAGAAACCTGTAACAGCAACTACCAATTCACTTACATGGAGGATTCAAATACCATGTATCCTTCTGTGAACCGAAGCCTGTTCTTTGATGAAGGAGTTGCAGAATATGTTCCTGATGTACATGTGCACAACCTTAATGTGGAAACAATGCACAAGATTACGAATTACATTGGGAAAG ATTGTGATGATATCATGCAAAAACATGCAAAGGGCCATGAAAATGGCTTGTTTAAGATAAAACCCACTGGATGTCCTGATATTCTGACAGTTTACTGTGATCAGAGCACTGGTGTTGGTGGTTGGATGTTGGTTCAGCAGCGAATGGATGAATCAGAAAATTTCAACCGGTCCTGGGATGAGTACAGAAGGGGATTTGGTAGCCTTGATGATCAAGGTGAAGGCAATATCTGGCTAGGGAATGACATCCTTCACATCCTCACACAAAAGGAAACTTTCCTTCGTATCGAGCTGGAGGACTGGTCTGGAAATAAGAAGCATGCCGAGTATATTGCAAATATAAGCTCTGAATCAGAAAACTACATGTTGAATATAACCAGTTATACTGGGGATGCTGGGGATGCATTAATAACAGGGTTAGCAGTGGATGGGGCATATATTTCCCATGTAAACATGAAATTCAGTACTTTTGACCGAGATAATGATAAATGGGAGGAGAATTGTGCCCAGTTTTATGGAGGAGGTTGGTGGTATAATAATTGTCAGGCAGCTAATCTAAATGGGATCTATTACCATGGAGGACCATATGATCCTCGTGATAATGTGCCCTATGAAATAGAGAATGGAGTAGTCTGGGCCCCTTTTAAGGGTATTGACTACTCTCTTAAAGTGGTGAAGATGAAAATTCGACCAGATACTTCAGTTTAG